Proteins from a genomic interval of Streptomyces sp. NBC_00820:
- a CDS encoding aldose epimerase family protein — protein MSELFGTLSDGTPVHRWTLERGGVRVRVLSYGGIVQSVEVPDREGRTADVVLGFPGLDGYLEHPGPYLGALVGRYANRIAGGRFPLDGWTYALARNNGPNSLHGGERGFDRRVWQVEPVENGLRLSRVSPHGEEGFPGRLTVAATYTLDASGALRIAYEAVTDAPTILNLTNHSYWNLAGSGHAGGHELRLAASRYTPVDGDLIPAGAPADVTGSRFDFRTARETGSGYDHNFVLDKGVTERAEEVAELYDPGSGRVLTVSTTEPGLQLYTADHLAAPFAPGDGIALETQHFPDSPNRPDFPSTELRPGQVYRSETVYGFSAR, from the coding sequence ATGAGTGAACTTTTCGGCACACTTTCCGACGGCACTCCGGTCCACCGCTGGACGCTGGAGCGCGGCGGGGTGCGGGTGCGGGTCCTGTCGTACGGCGGGATCGTGCAGTCGGTCGAGGTGCCGGACCGGGAGGGGCGCACGGCCGACGTGGTGCTGGGCTTCCCCGGCCTCGACGGCTATCTGGAGCATCCGGGGCCGTATCTCGGTGCCCTGGTGGGCCGGTACGCCAACCGCATCGCGGGCGGCCGTTTCCCGCTGGACGGCTGGACGTACGCGCTCGCCCGGAACAACGGCCCCAACTCGCTGCACGGCGGCGAGCGCGGGTTCGACCGGCGGGTGTGGCAGGTGGAGCCGGTCGAGAACGGGCTGCGGCTGAGCCGGGTCAGCCCGCACGGCGAGGAGGGCTTCCCGGGGCGGCTCACGGTGGCGGCGACGTACACGCTGGACGCGTCGGGCGCGCTGCGGATCGCCTACGAGGCGGTCACGGACGCCCCGACGATCCTCAACCTCACCAACCACTCGTACTGGAACCTGGCCGGCTCCGGGCACGCGGGCGGCCATGAACTGCGCCTCGCCGCCTCCCGGTACACCCCGGTCGACGGCGACCTGATCCCCGCCGGGGCCCCGGCGGACGTGACGGGGTCCCGTTTCGACTTCCGTACGGCCCGCGAGACCGGCTCCGGCTACGACCACAACTTCGTGCTGGACAAGGGGGTCACCGAGCGGGCCGAGGAGGTGGCCGAGCTGTACGACCCGGGCTCCGGGCGGGTGCTCACGGTGTCCACGACCGAGCCGGGCCTGCAGCTCTACACCGCCGACCATCTGGCCGCGCCCTTCGCCCCCGGGGACGGGATCGCCCTGGAGACCCAGCACTTCCCGGACTCCCCCAACCGCCCGGACTTCCCGAGCACGGAGCTGCGGCCGGGCCAGGTGTACAGGTCGGAGACGGTGTACGGCTTCTCGGCCCGCTAG
- a CDS encoding beta-glucosidase family protein yields the protein MEGAHGLRRGGTGVVDTGKPSAADEAREAVVEAALRRLDLDAKTRLLAGQDTWSLPALSEIGLRSLVMSDGPIGVRGVRWTADDPSVALPSPTALAATWDPSLAHRAGVLLAQEARRKGVHVLLAPTVNLHRSPLGGRHFEAYSEDPHLTGRIGTGYVRGVQSGGVGTTVKHFVANDAETERFTVDNQVPERALHELYLAPFEAIVSGARPWGVMTAYNTVNGTTMTEHHHLVGEVLRGTWGFDGINVSDWSAARDTARALRGGLDIAMPGPRTVYGDALAAAVRDGRADEADVDAAVRRVLRLAARVGILRGAEPAVTEPPAPVDGEALAREIARRSFVLVRNERGALPLKPGTVALIGAAARDARILGGGSATVFPPRTVSPLDGLTAALPEGTLSYAVGADPATELATAGRGFTLRAVCRDAAGTVIGTGSAPSGHIQWMGSDLPDGVRHDNLHTVELTGTLTPRESGPHTFGIKGKGAFTLTVDGTTYYDGVQRPDGKDPFGALFNAPVPRAQAELTAGEPVTVSLTHTVQVPDDRPLRVITFALAHAAPRRDPDELIAEAVETARNADTAVVVVATTDRVESEGFDRADLRLPGRQDDLVRAVAAANPRTVVVVNSGSPVELPWRDEVAAVLLTWFPGQEGGAALADVLTGAHEPGGRLPTTWGSLADAPVTQVVPVAGELPYTEGVFIGYRAWEKAGRTPAYPFGHGLGYTDWTYESLDADGTTVRVRLRNTGERPGREVVQVYLSPAEPDPERPARWLAGFAGAEAGPGESVEVSVELPRRAFEIWDEKVKAWAFVKGSYEITAGRSIVDRRLAARINV from the coding sequence ATGGAAGGCGCCCATGGACTTCGACGAGGAGGTACGGGCGTGGTGGACACCGGGAAACCGTCGGCGGCGGACGAGGCCCGCGAGGCGGTCGTGGAGGCGGCGCTGCGGCGGCTCGACCTCGACGCCAAGACCCGGCTGCTGGCGGGCCAGGACACCTGGAGCCTGCCCGCGCTGTCGGAGATCGGACTGCGGTCCCTGGTCATGTCCGACGGTCCCATCGGCGTGCGGGGCGTGCGCTGGACCGCCGACGACCCCTCCGTCGCGCTGCCGTCGCCGACGGCGCTCGCCGCCACCTGGGACCCCTCGCTCGCCCACCGCGCGGGCGTCCTGCTGGCCCAGGAGGCCCGCCGCAAGGGCGTTCACGTCCTGCTCGCCCCGACCGTCAACCTGCACCGCTCCCCGCTCGGCGGCCGCCACTTCGAGGCCTACAGCGAGGACCCCCACCTCACCGGCCGCATCGGCACCGGATACGTGCGCGGCGTCCAGTCCGGCGGCGTCGGCACCACCGTCAAGCACTTCGTCGCCAACGACGCCGAGACCGAGCGCTTCACCGTCGACAACCAGGTCCCCGAACGCGCCCTGCACGAGCTGTACCTGGCCCCCTTCGAGGCGATCGTCTCCGGCGCCCGCCCCTGGGGCGTCATGACCGCCTACAACACGGTCAACGGCACGACCATGACCGAACACCACCACCTGGTCGGCGAAGTCCTGCGCGGCACCTGGGGATTCGACGGGATCAACGTCTCCGACTGGTCGGCCGCCCGCGACACCGCCCGCGCCCTGCGCGGCGGCCTCGACATCGCCATGCCGGGCCCCCGTACCGTCTACGGCGACGCCCTCGCCGCGGCCGTCCGCGACGGCAGGGCCGACGAGGCCGACGTCGACGCGGCCGTACGCAGGGTGCTCCGCCTCGCGGCCCGCGTCGGCATCCTGAGGGGCGCCGAGCCCGCCGTCACCGAGCCGCCCGCACCGGTCGACGGGGAGGCCCTGGCCCGCGAGATCGCCCGCCGCTCCTTCGTCCTCGTCCGCAACGAACGCGGCGCGCTCCCGCTGAAACCCGGCACCGTAGCCCTGATCGGCGCCGCCGCCCGCGACGCCCGCATCCTCGGCGGCGGCTCCGCCACCGTCTTCCCGCCCCGGACCGTCTCCCCTCTGGACGGCCTCACCGCCGCCCTCCCCGAAGGCACCCTCAGCTACGCCGTCGGCGCCGACCCGGCCACCGAACTGGCCACCGCCGGACGGGGTTTCACCCTCCGGGCCGTCTGCCGTGACGCCGCCGGCACCGTCATCGGCACCGGCTCCGCGCCGAGCGGCCACATCCAGTGGATGGGCTCCGACCTCCCCGACGGCGTCCGCCACGACAACCTCCACACCGTCGAACTCACCGGCACCCTCACCCCGCGCGAGTCCGGCCCGCACACCTTCGGCATCAAGGGCAAGGGCGCCTTCACCCTCACCGTCGACGGCACGACCTACTACGACGGCGTCCAACGCCCCGACGGAAAGGACCCGTTCGGAGCGCTCTTCAACGCCCCCGTGCCCCGCGCCCAGGCCGAACTCACCGCGGGCGAGCCCGTCACCGTCTCCCTGACCCACACCGTCCAGGTCCCCGACGACAGGCCCCTGAGGGTCATCACCTTCGCCCTCGCCCACGCCGCCCCGCGCCGCGACCCCGACGAGCTGATCGCCGAGGCCGTCGAGACCGCCAGGAACGCCGACACGGCCGTCGTCGTGGTCGCCACCACCGACCGCGTCGAGTCCGAGGGCTTCGACCGCGCCGACCTGCGCCTGCCCGGCCGCCAGGACGACCTGGTCCGCGCCGTCGCCGCCGCCAACCCCCGCACCGTCGTGGTCGTCAACTCCGGGTCCCCCGTCGAACTGCCCTGGCGCGACGAGGTGGCCGCCGTGCTGCTGACCTGGTTCCCCGGCCAGGAGGGCGGCGCCGCCCTCGCCGACGTGCTGACCGGCGCCCACGAGCCCGGCGGCCGGCTCCCCACCACCTGGGGCTCCCTCGCCGACGCTCCCGTCACCCAGGTCGTCCCCGTGGCCGGCGAACTGCCCTACACCGAGGGCGTCTTCATCGGCTACCGCGCCTGGGAGAAGGCCGGCCGCACCCCCGCCTACCCCTTCGGCCACGGCCTCGGCTACACCGACTGGACCTACGAGTCCCTGGACGCCGACGGCACCACCGTCCGCGTCCGCCTCCGCAACACCGGCGAGCGGCCGGGCCGTGAGGTCGTCCAGGTCTACCTCTCCCCGGCCGAGCCCGACCCCGAGCGCCCGGCGCGCTGGCTGGCCGGCTTCGCGGGCGCCGAGGCCGGGCCCGGCGAGAGCGTCGAGGTGAGCGTCGAACTGCCCCGCCGCGCCTTCGAGATCTGGGACGAGAAGGTGAAAGCGTGGGCCTTTGTGAAAGGTTCGTACGAGATCACGGCCGGACGCTCGATCGTCGACCGAAGGCTCGCCGCGCGGATTAACGTCTGA
- a CDS encoding DUF3145 domain-containing protein, with amino-acid sequence MTTRGVLYVHSAPRALCPHVEWAVAGVLGTRVNLDWIRQPAAPGTWRSEFSWQGQAGTASKLASALRGWHLLRFEVTAEPCPSAEGERYSCTPDLGIFHAVTGIHGDILIPEDRLRAALLRSRRGETDLEAELSKLLGKPWDDELEPFRYAGEGAPVRWLHQVV; translated from the coding sequence GTGACGACACGTGGAGTTCTGTACGTGCACTCCGCGCCGCGCGCGCTGTGCCCGCACGTCGAGTGGGCCGTCGCCGGGGTGCTCGGCACGCGCGTCAACCTCGACTGGATCCGGCAGCCCGCGGCCCCCGGCACCTGGCGTTCGGAGTTCTCCTGGCAGGGCCAGGCCGGCACCGCCTCCAAGCTCGCCTCCGCCCTGCGCGGCTGGCACCTGCTCCGCTTCGAAGTCACCGCCGAGCCGTGCCCCAGCGCCGAGGGCGAGCGCTACAGCTGCACCCCCGACCTCGGCATCTTCCACGCCGTCACCGGCATCCACGGCGACATCCTGATCCCCGAGGACCGCCTGCGCGCGGCCCTGCTGCGCAGCCGGCGCGGGGAGACGGACCTGGAGGCCGAGCTGTCCAAGCTGCTGGGCAAGCCGTGGGACGACGAGCTGGAGCCGTTCCGCTACGCGGGCGAGGGCGCTCCCGTCCGCTGGCTGCACCAGGTCGTCTGA
- a CDS encoding PucR family transcriptional regulator → MPEPESHHSEPAAVRPVHPHTATLKRLEKSSGTLAAQAIARMDETLPWYRAMPPENRSWIGLVAQAGIAAFTEWFRYPDAPQAISTDVFGTAPRELTRAITLRQTVEMVRTTIEVMESAIDEVAAPGDERVLREALLVYAREIAFATAQVYAQAAEARGAWDARLESLVVNAVLSGEADEGAVSRAAALGWNSPDNVCVVLGTAPEGDSELTVEAIRRAARHAKLQVLTGVLGDRLVVIAGGNPNPLAVARSLIGPFAAGPVVAGPVVPDLLAATRSAQAAAAGLKACTAWQDAPRPVLADDLLPERAIAGDPGAREQLVEEIYRPLEEAGSALLETLSVYLEQASSLEGAARMLFVHPNTVRYRLRRVTDVTGWSPSDVRSAFTLRIALILGRLTDGDVQL, encoded by the coding sequence GTGCCCGAACCCGAATCCCACCACAGCGAACCCGCAGCAGTACGCCCCGTCCACCCGCACACGGCGACGCTGAAACGGCTGGAGAAGTCCTCCGGGACGCTCGCCGCGCAGGCCATCGCACGGATGGACGAGACCCTCCCGTGGTACCGGGCGATGCCACCGGAGAACCGCTCCTGGATCGGACTCGTGGCCCAGGCGGGCATCGCCGCCTTCACCGAGTGGTTCCGGTACCCGGACGCCCCGCAGGCCATCTCGACCGACGTGTTCGGCACCGCGCCGCGCGAGCTGACCCGGGCCATCACCCTGCGGCAGACCGTGGAGATGGTGCGGACCACGATCGAGGTCATGGAGAGCGCGATCGACGAGGTCGCCGCCCCCGGTGACGAGCGCGTGCTGCGCGAGGCGCTGCTGGTGTACGCCCGGGAGATCGCCTTCGCCACCGCCCAGGTGTACGCCCAGGCCGCCGAGGCACGCGGAGCCTGGGACGCGCGGCTGGAGTCGCTGGTGGTCAACGCGGTGCTCAGCGGCGAGGCGGACGAGGGGGCCGTCAGCCGGGCCGCGGCGCTCGGCTGGAACTCCCCGGACAACGTGTGCGTCGTCCTCGGGACCGCGCCCGAAGGGGACAGCGAGCTGACCGTCGAGGCCATCCGGCGGGCCGCCCGGCACGCCAAGCTCCAGGTGCTCACGGGGGTGCTCGGGGACCGGCTGGTGGTCATCGCCGGCGGCAACCCGAATCCGCTCGCCGTGGCCAGGTCGCTGATCGGGCCGTTCGCCGCGGGGCCGGTCGTCGCCGGGCCCGTCGTACCCGATCTGCTCGCCGCCACGCGGTCCGCGCAGGCCGCCGCCGCGGGCCTGAAGGCGTGTACGGCCTGGCAGGACGCGCCGCGGCCGGTGCTGGCCGACGATCTGCTGCCCGAGCGTGCCATCGCGGGCGATCCGGGCGCACGCGAGCAGCTGGTGGAGGAGATCTACAGACCGCTGGAGGAAGCGGGGTCGGCGCTCCTGGAGACCTTGAGCGTCTATCTGGAACAGGCGAGCAGCCTGGAGGGCGCCGCCCGGATGCTCTTCGTTCACCCGAACACCGTGCGCTACCGGCTCCGACGTGTGACTGACGTCACGGGTTGGTCACCCTCCGATGTACGATCCGCGTTCACGCTGCGGATCGCCCTGATCCTGGGGCGTCTGACCGATGGAGACGTCCAGCTCTAG
- a CDS encoding YrdB family protein: protein MKTVRNVSLGVVFLTELGVLGAVAYWGYGLLDTGAFAFAVLAPAVLGELWALFGSPKARFTLRGTPRVVFEVLWFGAGVAALYAAGQHAWALALGLVCAVSKTLAAGWTRRRPAPVAD from the coding sequence GTGAAGACAGTGCGGAACGTCAGCCTCGGCGTCGTGTTCCTGACCGAACTCGGCGTCCTCGGCGCCGTCGCCTACTGGGGATACGGCCTCCTCGACACCGGTGCCTTCGCCTTCGCCGTGCTCGCGCCGGCCGTCCTCGGTGAACTCTGGGCGCTGTTCGGCTCCCCGAAGGCGAGGTTCACGCTGCGGGGCACGCCCCGCGTCGTCTTCGAAGTGCTCTGGTTCGGCGCGGGCGTGGCCGCGCTGTACGCCGCGGGACAGCACGCCTGGGCGCTCGCCCTCGGGCTCGTGTGCGCGGTGAGCAAGACCCTCGCGGCCGGCTGGACCCGGCGGCGGCCGGCCCCCGTGGCGGATTGA
- a CDS encoding pirin family protein, whose amino-acid sequence MDVRRAGERYPGGDPEAGIASRHAFSFGPHYDPGNLRFGAVIACNEERLAPGAGFDEHPHSHTEIVTWVVEGELTHRDSTGHETRVRPGDVQHLSAAAGVRHVERNEGTLPLTFVQMWLAPLKPGGEPSYEIIRGIADSTPYAVPGAGAMLHVRRPAPGERTAVPDAAYVYAQVVHGRVRLAGETLGPGDSARITGAEGLELEGVEPAEVLLWEMTG is encoded by the coding sequence ATGGATGTACGGCGCGCTGGTGAGCGCTACCCCGGCGGGGACCCGGAGGCCGGGATCGCCTCCCGGCACGCCTTCTCCTTCGGCCCGCACTACGACCCCGGCAACCTGCGCTTCGGCGCGGTGATCGCCTGCAACGAGGAGCGGCTCGCACCCGGCGCCGGCTTCGACGAACATCCGCACAGCCACACGGAGATCGTGACCTGGGTCGTCGAGGGCGAACTCACCCACCGCGACTCCACGGGCCACGAGACGAGGGTCCGCCCCGGAGACGTCCAGCACCTCAGCGCCGCGGCGGGCGTCCGGCACGTGGAACGCAACGAGGGCACGCTGCCGCTGACCTTCGTGCAGATGTGGCTGGCCCCCCTGAAGCCCGGCGGCGAACCCTCCTACGAGATCATCCGTGGCATCGCCGACTCCACCCCGTACGCCGTCCCGGGCGCGGGGGCGATGCTGCACGTGCGCCGCCCGGCGCCGGGGGAGCGGACCGCCGTGCCGGACGCCGCGTACGTGTACGCACAGGTGGTCCACGGACGGGTCCGGCTGGCCGGCGAGACCCTGGGCCCGGGGGACTCGGCCCGGATCACGGGGGCGGAGGGGCTGGAGCTGGAGGGCGTCGAGCCCGCGGAGGTGCTGCTGTGGGAGATGACGGGGTAG
- a CDS encoding acyl carrier protein yields the protein MAATQEEIVAGLADIVNEIAGIPVEDVQLDKSFTDDLDVDSLSMVEVVVAAEERFDVKIPDEDVKNLKTVGDATDYILKHQA from the coding sequence ATGGCCGCCACTCAGGAAGAGATCGTCGCCGGTCTCGCCGACATCGTGAACGAGATCGCCGGCATCCCGGTTGAGGACGTCCAGCTGGACAAGTCCTTCACCGACGACCTGGACGTCGACTCGCTGTCCATGGTCGAGGTCGTCGTCGCCGCCGAAGAGCGCTTCGACGTCAAGATCCCGGACGAGGACGTCAAGAACCTCAAGACCGTCGGCGACGCCACGGACTACATCCTCAAGCACCAGGCCTGA
- a CDS encoding ketoacyl-ACP synthase III, which yields MSKIKPSKGAPYARILGVGGYRPVRVVPNEVILEKIDSSDEWIRSRSGIETRHWAGPEETVAAMSVEAAGKAIADAGIDAEQIGAVVVSTVSHFSQTPAVATSIADKLGTNKAAAFDISAGCAGFGYGLTLAKGMVVEGSAEYVLVIGVERLSDLTDLEDRATAFLFGDGAGAVVVGPSKEPAMGPTVWGSEGDKSETIKQTVTWDRFHIGDVSELPLDSEGNVKFPAITQEGQAVFRWAVFEMAKVAQQALDAAGITSDDLDVFIPHQANMRIIDSMVKTLKLPESVTVARDVRTTGNTSAASIPLAMERLLATGEAKSGDTALVIGFGAGLVYAATVVTLP from the coding sequence ATGTCGAAGATCAAGCCCAGTAAGGGCGCCCCGTACGCGCGCATCCTCGGAGTCGGCGGTTACCGGCCGGTCCGGGTCGTGCCCAACGAGGTGATCCTCGAGAAGATCGACTCGTCCGACGAGTGGATCCGTTCGCGTTCCGGCATCGAGACCCGGCACTGGGCGGGCCCCGAGGAGACGGTCGCCGCGATGTCCGTCGAGGCGGCCGGCAAGGCCATCGCGGACGCGGGGATCGACGCGGAGCAGATCGGTGCCGTGGTCGTCTCGACGGTCTCGCACTTCAGCCAGACCCCGGCCGTCGCCACCTCGATCGCCGACAAGCTCGGCACGAACAAGGCGGCCGCCTTCGACATCTCGGCCGGCTGCGCGGGCTTCGGCTACGGCCTCACCCTCGCCAAGGGCATGGTGGTGGAAGGTTCCGCCGAGTACGTGCTCGTCATCGGCGTGGAGCGCCTCAGCGACCTGACCGACCTGGAGGACCGCGCGACGGCCTTCCTGTTCGGTGACGGCGCCGGCGCGGTCGTGGTCGGCCCTTCCAAGGAGCCGGCGATGGGCCCGACGGTCTGGGGCTCGGAGGGCGACAAGTCCGAGACCATCAAGCAGACCGTCACCTGGGACCGTTTCCACATCGGCGACGTGTCCGAACTGCCCCTGGACTCCGAGGGCAACGTCAAGTTCCCTGCGATCACGCAGGAGGGCCAGGCGGTGTTCCGCTGGGCCGTGTTCGAGATGGCGAAGGTCGCCCAGCAGGCGCTGGACGCGGCCGGGATCACCTCGGACGACCTGGACGTCTTCATCCCGCACCAGGCCAACATGCGGATCATCGACTCGATGGTGAAGACCCTGAAGCTGCCGGAGAGCGTGACGGTCGCCCGTGACGTGCGCACCACCGGCAACACCTCGGCCGCCTCGATCCCGCTCGCGATGGAGCGGCTTCTGGCGACCGGCGAGGCGAAGAGCGGCGACACCGCGCTCGTCATCGGATTCGGGGCGGGTCTCGTCTACGCCGCCACGGTCGTTACCCTCCCCTAG
- the fabF gene encoding beta-ketoacyl-ACP synthase II, whose translation MSPTNRTVVVTGIGATTPLGGDVASTWEGLIAGKSGVRPLEQEWAAEQAVRIAAQIAVEPGEVIPRPQARRLDRSAQFALIAAKEAWADAGFTDRAGDDSSVDPDRLGAVIASGIGGVTTLLDQYDVLKEKGVRRVSPHTVPMLMPNGPSANVGLAVGARAGVHTPVSACASGAEAIGYAIEMIRTGRADVVVAGGTEAAIHPLPIAAFGNMMAMSKNNDDPQGASRPYDISRDGFVLGEGAGVLVLESAEHAAKRGARVYAEAVGQGISADSHDIVQPEPEGRGIAHALQNLMDNTDLNPAEIVHVNAHATSTPAGDVAELKALRKVFGDDADHFAVSGTKSMTGHLLGGAGGVESVATVLALYNRIAPPTINVENLDPEAEATADIVRGEARKLPAEGRIAALNDSFGFGGHNVVLAFRTI comes from the coding sequence GTGAGCCCGACCAATCGCACCGTGGTCGTCACCGGTATCGGCGCAACCACACCGCTGGGTGGCGACGTAGCTTCCACCTGGGAGGGGCTGATCGCCGGCAAGTCCGGTGTCCGTCCCCTCGAGCAGGAGTGGGCCGCCGAGCAGGCGGTCCGTATCGCGGCGCAGATCGCCGTGGAGCCGGGCGAGGTCATCCCGCGCCCGCAGGCCCGCCGCCTGGACCGCTCGGCGCAGTTCGCGCTGATCGCGGCCAAGGAGGCCTGGGCGGACGCCGGTTTCACCGACAGGGCCGGCGACGACAGCAGTGTCGACCCCGACCGGCTGGGCGCGGTCATCGCCTCCGGCATCGGCGGTGTGACGACCCTGCTCGACCAGTACGACGTGCTGAAGGAGAAGGGCGTACGCCGCGTCTCCCCGCACACCGTGCCGATGCTGATGCCGAACGGCCCGTCCGCCAACGTGGGCCTGGCCGTGGGCGCCCGCGCCGGTGTGCACACCCCGGTCTCCGCCTGCGCCTCCGGCGCCGAGGCCATCGGCTACGCCATCGAGATGATCCGCACGGGCCGCGCCGACGTCGTCGTCGCCGGTGGCACCGAGGCGGCCATCCACCCGCTGCCCATCGCCGCCTTCGGCAACATGATGGCGATGTCCAAGAACAACGACGACCCACAGGGTGCCTCGCGCCCCTACGACATCTCCCGTGACGGTTTCGTCCTCGGTGAGGGCGCCGGCGTCCTGGTCCTGGAGTCCGCCGAGCACGCCGCCAAGCGTGGCGCCCGCGTCTACGCGGAGGCCGTCGGCCAGGGCATCTCGGCCGACAGCCACGACATCGTGCAGCCGGAGCCGGAGGGCCGCGGCATCGCGCACGCCCTGCAGAACCTGATGGACAACACCGACCTGAACCCGGCCGAGATCGTGCACGTCAACGCGCACGCCACCTCGACGCCGGCCGGTGACGTGGCCGAACTGAAGGCGCTGCGCAAGGTGTTCGGCGACGACGCGGACCACTTCGCGGTCTCCGGCACCAAGTCGATGACCGGTCACCTGCTCGGCGGCGCCGGAGGTGTCGAGTCGGTCGCGACCGTCCTCGCCCTCTACAACCGGATCGCCCCGCCGACCATCAACGTCGAGAACCTCGACCCCGAGGCCGAGGCCACCGCCGACATCGTCCGCGGTGAGGCGCGCAAGCTGCCCGCCGAGGGCCGCATCGCCGCGCTGAACGACTCGTTCGGCTTCGGCGGCCACAACGTCGTGCTGGCGTTCCGCACCATCTGA
- a CDS encoding SGNH/GDSL hydrolase family protein encodes MRRRGQTRAVLAVVTAAVLATGCGAFGGDGARDSGTGATRSAPKPVPVWNRSPDSIAAVGDSITRGFDACTVFSDCPEVSWATGSDAGVDSLAVRLLGVTGAAERSWNYAVTGARMADLPGQMEQAVARRPELVTVMAGANDACRASVSSMTSVAGFRADFEKALSALRTALPKTQVYVASVPNLKRLWSKGRMDPLGKQVWKLGICPSMLGDADDLTDTAALRREKVQRRVEEYNAVLREVCAKDRRCRFDGNAVFDYRFDTGQLSHWDWFHPSRTGQARLAEIAYRTVTARRP; translated from the coding sequence ATGCGCAGACGAGGCCAGACGCGGGCCGTCCTCGCCGTCGTGACGGCGGCCGTGCTGGCCACGGGGTGCGGCGCCTTCGGCGGTGACGGCGCACGGGATTCCGGTACGGGCGCGACCCGTTCCGCGCCGAAGCCCGTGCCGGTGTGGAACCGCAGCCCTGACTCGATCGCGGCGGTGGGTGACTCCATCACGCGCGGCTTCGACGCCTGCACGGTGTTCTCGGACTGCCCCGAGGTGTCGTGGGCGACGGGCAGCGACGCCGGGGTGGACAGCCTGGCCGTGCGGCTGCTCGGGGTGACGGGCGCGGCGGAGCGCAGCTGGAACTACGCGGTGACCGGCGCCCGGATGGCCGACCTGCCGGGCCAGATGGAGCAGGCGGTGGCCCGCAGACCGGAGTTGGTGACGGTGATGGCGGGCGCCAACGACGCCTGCCGCGCCTCGGTGTCGTCGATGACGTCCGTGGCCGGCTTCCGCGCGGACTTCGAGAAGGCGCTGAGCGCGCTGCGGACGGCGCTGCCGAAGACACAGGTGTACGTGGCGAGCGTGCCGAACCTGAAGCGGCTGTGGTCGAAAGGGCGCATGGACCCGCTGGGCAAGCAGGTGTGGAAGCTGGGCATCTGCCCGTCGATGCTGGGTGACGCGGACGACCTGACCGACACGGCCGCGCTGCGCCGGGAGAAGGTGCAGCGGCGGGTGGAGGAGTACAACGCGGTGCTGCGGGAGGTCTGCGCGAAGGACCGCCGCTGCCGCTTCGACGGCAACGCCGTCTTCGACTACCGCTTCGACACCGGGCAGCTCAGCCACTGGGACTGGTTCCACCCGAGCAGGACCGGCCAGGCACGGCTCGCCGAGATCGCCTACCGCACGGTCACGGCACGCAGACCGTGA
- a CDS encoding ACP S-malonyltransferase codes for MLVLVAPGQGAQTPGFLTPWLDLPGAADRVAAWSEAIGLDLAHYGTQADADAIRDTSVAQPLLVAAGILSASALGTGALAAAGAVAGHSVGEITAAAITGVLDDTAALGLVRTRGLAMAEAASITRTGMSALLGGDPEVSVAHLEKLGLTAANINGAGQIVAAGTLEQLAALNDDKPEGVRKVVALQVAGAFHTHHMAPAVEVLAAAAAKLAPADPTVTYVSNKDGKAVATGTEVLERLVGQVANPVRWDLCMETFKELGVTTLIEVCPGGTLTGLAKRALPGVRTLALKTPDDLDAARELITEHANA; via the coding sequence GTGCTCGTACTCGTCGCTCCCGGCCAGGGCGCTCAGACGCCCGGCTTCCTGACCCCCTGGCTCGACCTCCCCGGCGCCGCCGACCGCGTCGCCGCGTGGTCCGAGGCCATCGGCCTGGACCTCGCCCACTACGGCACCCAGGCCGACGCCGACGCCATTCGCGACACCTCGGTGGCCCAGCCGCTGCTGGTCGCCGCGGGCATCCTGTCGGCCTCGGCACTCGGTACCGGGGCGCTTGCCGCCGCCGGGGCGGTCGCGGGCCACAGCGTCGGCGAGATCACCGCCGCGGCGATCACCGGTGTGCTGGACGACACGGCCGCGCTCGGCCTCGTCCGCACCCGCGGCCTGGCCATGGCCGAAGCCGCCTCGATCACCCGGACCGGCATGTCCGCGCTGCTCGGCGGCGACCCCGAGGTGTCCGTCGCGCACCTGGAGAAGCTGGGCCTGACCGCGGCCAACATCAACGGCGCGGGCCAGATCGTCGCCGCGGGCACGCTGGAGCAGCTGGCCGCGCTGAACGACGACAAGCCCGAGGGCGTCCGCAAGGTCGTCGCGCTGCAGGTGGCCGGCGCCTTCCACACGCACCACATGGCGCCCGCCGTGGAGGTGCTGGCCGCGGCCGCAGCCAAGCTCGCGCCCGCCGACCCGACCGTCACCTACGTCTCCAACAAGGACGGCAAGGCCGTCGCCACCGGCACCGAGGTGCTGGAGCGGCTCGTCGGCCAGGTCGCCAACCCGGTCCGCTGGGACCTGTGCATGGAGACGTTCAAGGAGCTGGGCGTCACCACGCTCATCGAGGTGTGCCCGGGCGGCACCCTGACGGGTCTGGCCAAGCGCGCCCTGCCCGGGGTGCGCACGCTCGCCCTGAAGACCCCCGACGACCTCGACGCGGCGCGCGAGCTCATCACCGAGCACGCCAACGCCTGA